A stretch of the Thiomicrorhabdus xiamenensis genome encodes the following:
- a CDS encoding putative bifunctional diguanylate cyclase/phosphodiesterase: protein MDGYFKPGGIRRRVSFQIIILLTLALTANLLAMLYLVREQTLNSTEAMLENTALVLQEKIEQRLNYLLENTELLSSNQLMINALTDSEGRERYLPSLVNNFQKGKDVLSLNVVDYAGNAIYQTRNSLPQYNNSSELRQALAYRKIAYRLSKDNHNIEVISPIEYYDTTQGAVVVVFDLAAIINRHIAKDETSYVRLLSKGNEIYQSHYNPKEHYVTYTHQKISPDSLFNQLQIELQKGLPAKAFNAQITQAILPLIILGVLFILIGAYFAFRVGSRIVDPILELNRRVETSKQQRDVFCSPLGTHDELEDLAKAFDERTLELQHQAEHDSLTELPNRVLFLDRLQQAIKVSSRSKQKLAVFFIDLDRFKEVNDSFGHDTGDALLQVVSENIVETLRDSDSIARLGGDEFAVLLDHVEHEAAIASVLDKILNIFKEPFNLHHRQIYTTCSIGVAVYPDNGTSAEELLRNADSAMYKAKDEGRYNYQFYTKDMTDLAYKRLTLENNLRSAIRDGEFKLYYQAQTDMRSNELVGVECLIRWHKEHEGIIPPDVFIGLAEETGLIVQIDRWVLQEALSQYQQWMKEGLKIGVISVNLSAVQLTQRDFIEFVEKAIKRYDIAPENLMFEVTETAIMRSPEQALDILNKLKELKFGLALDDFGTGLSSLSYLKKLPVDKIKIDRAFIKDIPEDKEDMNLTKTIIAMARNLNLDIIAEGVETQEQIEFLTNNGCYEAQGYYYHKPSSAKDMHPMLLEKSTDAARS from the coding sequence ATGGACGGATATTTTAAACCCGGCGGCATCCGCCGCAGAGTCAGTTTTCAGATCATTATCTTATTGACACTGGCACTCACGGCAAATTTATTGGCGATGCTGTATCTGGTCAGAGAACAGACGCTTAACTCGACCGAAGCCATGCTGGAAAACACCGCCCTGGTTCTGCAGGAGAAAATCGAGCAACGGCTTAATTACCTTCTGGAAAACACCGAACTTCTATCCAGCAATCAGCTGATGATTAATGCCCTTACCGACAGTGAAGGGCGCGAGCGATATCTGCCATCGCTGGTCAACAACTTTCAAAAAGGCAAGGATGTCCTCTCACTCAATGTCGTGGATTATGCCGGTAACGCCATTTACCAAACCCGGAATTCTCTGCCTCAATATAACAACTCTTCCGAATTGCGCCAGGCCCTTGCCTATCGAAAAATCGCCTACAGACTGAGTAAGGACAATCATAATATCGAGGTGATCAGTCCAATTGAATATTATGATACGACTCAAGGTGCGGTGGTGGTCGTATTTGATCTTGCCGCTATTATCAACCGGCACATAGCGAAAGATGAAACCAGTTATGTGCGTCTGCTGAGCAAGGGAAATGAGATCTACCAGAGTCATTACAATCCCAAAGAGCATTATGTGACCTACACGCACCAGAAAATAAGTCCTGACTCTTTGTTTAATCAGTTGCAGATCGAACTTCAAAAGGGATTACCGGCCAAGGCCTTCAATGCGCAAATCACCCAGGCGATCCTCCCTCTTATTATCTTGGGGGTACTGTTTATCCTGATCGGGGCTTATTTTGCCTTCAGGGTCGGTAGCCGCATCGTCGACCCTATTTTGGAACTGAACCGCAGAGTAGAAACTTCCAAACAGCAAAGAGATGTCTTCTGCAGCCCACTGGGCACCCATGATGAGCTTGAAGACCTTGCCAAAGCATTTGACGAACGCACGCTGGAGTTGCAGCATCAGGCCGAACACGATTCACTGACCGAACTCCCCAATCGGGTGCTTTTCCTCGACCGCTTACAGCAGGCGATCAAAGTGAGTTCACGCTCGAAACAGAAACTGGCTGTCTTTTTCATTGATCTGGATCGCTTTAAAGAGGTCAATGACTCCTTTGGTCATGACACCGGCGATGCCCTTTTGCAGGTAGTGAGTGAAAACATCGTTGAAACATTACGTGACAGCGACTCGATCGCCCGCTTGGGCGGCGATGAGTTTGCCGTGCTGCTGGATCATGTCGAGCATGAAGCAGCCATCGCCTCCGTATTGGATAAGATTCTAAATATCTTTAAAGAGCCCTTTAATCTGCATCATCGACAGATTTACACCACCTGTAGCATAGGCGTTGCAGTTTATCCCGATAATGGTACCTCCGCGGAGGAGTTGCTGCGCAATGCCGATTCCGCCATGTACAAGGCAAAAGATGAAGGTCGCTATAATTATCAGTTTTATACAAAAGATATGACCGACTTAGCCTACAAGCGCTTAACTCTGGAAAATAATCTGCGCAGCGCGATCCGTGATGGAGAATTCAAACTTTACTATCAAGCACAAACCGATATGCGCAGTAACGAGTTAGTCGGTGTAGAGTGTCTGATACGCTGGCATAAAGAACATGAAGGTATCATTCCGCCTGATGTCTTTATCGGGCTGGCAGAAGAAACCGGCTTGATCGTCCAGATAGACCGATGGGTTTTGCAAGAAGCGCTTAGCCAGTATCAACAATGGATGAAAGAAGGCTTAAAAATCGGCGTCATATCCGTCAACCTCTCCGCGGTGCAACTGACTCAAAGAGACTTTATTGAGTTTGTGGAAAAAGCTATAAAGCGTTATGACATCGCGCCGGAAAACCTGATGTTTGAAGTGACTGAAACCGCGATTATGCGTTCCCCTGAGCAGGCTCTTGATATTCTTAACAAACTCAAAGAGTTAAAGTTTGGCCTGGCTCTGGACGATTTCGGAACAGGATTATCCTCACTTTCCTATCTCAAAAAACTCCCTGTGGATAAGATCAAAATCGATCGCGCCTTTATTAAAGATATCCCGGAAGACAAAGAGGATATGAATTTAACCAAAACCATTATCGCCATGGCCAGAAACCTGAATCTCGATATCATCGCCGAAGGCGTCGAAACCCAAGAGCAAATCGAATTTTTAACCAACAACGGCTGTTATGAAGCGCAGGGCTACTACTACCACAAGCCAAGTAGTGCAAAAGACATGCACCCCATGTTGCTGGAGAAAAGTACCGATGCGGCCAGGTCGTGA
- a CDS encoding DctP family TRAP transporter solute-binding subunit → MRKFSIFVFIFIVIALLIGFEKNFLIPMPEKTPQSAMTIENEQIHLRFGHNTPENSALHLAALRFAEQVKEKTSNRVIIEVFPSQQLGNDHEMVEMAREGTLDILLTPTAKMSVALPAMQYADLPFFFPSREDAYALLDGEPGRLLLDKLDQIDLVGVTFWENGFKHFTGNQPFLQPADFKGKKIRVMKSRIIMDQFRALGAEPVPIDFHSTRQALADKVVDGQENPLVAIESMGFHEVQSDLVLSEHAYLGYVFTISKKTFDRLSQDIRTILIETAKELTPWERNETQRREQTLLEKIRKADINIHQLTPQQRQAFADQVAWIAKASEPVIGTDIISKTEEFLLEKYGPAPERQEQIVIGLNADLSLDGGKAGLAIKRGIELALDEINAKGGLLGKPVRLIARDHRTTPSMAIKNLEYFINRNDTVAIMGGKHSAVITQEIPFVQDAQIPYLIPWAAVSGLTENGYADNYVFRVSANDRFASVFLAKYLLKRHKRPAIVVENSIWGRENMQRISKFMQLKGISPEIMMTINRGQEDFSNELKKITAAKCDSILLVANSNEGANFITELAQQPLALPIISHWGVLGGEFYQRVQHLLGRIDLRFFQPYPTAGKRPELNRLFNRYRQVYAIPQDKPINVPMAVAQAYDLTQLLAAAINQAGSAEPIEVKQALEHLKPVNGAIQYYQQAFRPDNHEALNDDRYFMAHFNDQGFIVPVDK, encoded by the coding sequence ATGCGCAAATTTTCAATATTCGTATTCATTTTTATCGTCATAGCATTGCTTATCGGGTTTGAAAAAAACTTTTTGATACCGATGCCAGAGAAGACACCGCAAAGCGCGATGACAATTGAAAATGAACAAATTCATCTGCGCTTTGGGCACAACACGCCAGAAAACAGCGCTCTGCATCTGGCTGCATTACGCTTTGCCGAGCAGGTTAAGGAAAAGACCAGCAACCGGGTTATCATCGAAGTATTTCCCTCGCAGCAACTGGGCAATGACCATGAAATGGTTGAAATGGCGCGAGAGGGAACCCTCGATATTCTTTTAACACCCACCGCAAAAATGAGCGTCGCGCTTCCGGCTATGCAGTATGCGGACTTGCCTTTCTTCTTTCCGTCACGCGAAGATGCTTATGCATTACTTGATGGCGAGCCAGGGCGATTATTACTGGACAAGCTGGATCAGATTGACCTGGTGGGCGTCACTTTTTGGGAAAACGGCTTCAAACATTTCACCGGCAATCAGCCTTTTTTACAGCCTGCGGATTTTAAAGGAAAGAAAATTCGCGTCATGAAGAGCCGCATCATTATGGATCAATTCCGTGCCCTGGGTGCCGAGCCCGTGCCGATTGATTTCCATTCAACCCGACAGGCGCTTGCAGACAAGGTGGTTGACGGACAGGAAAATCCACTGGTCGCAATCGAGAGCATGGGATTTCATGAAGTGCAGTCCGACCTGGTACTCAGTGAGCACGCCTATCTTGGATATGTCTTTACGATCAGCAAAAAAACCTTTGACCGCTTATCTCAGGATATACGCACGATTCTGATCGAAACCGCCAAAGAACTGACTCCCTGGGAGCGAAACGAGACTCAGCGACGGGAACAAACTCTGCTAGAGAAGATCCGTAAGGCGGATATAAATATCCATCAATTAACCCCTCAGCAGCGTCAGGCATTTGCCGATCAAGTGGCATGGATCGCGAAAGCCTCCGAACCGGTAATTGGTACAGATATCATTTCCAAAACAGAAGAGTTCTTACTTGAAAAATACGGCCCTGCACCTGAACGCCAAGAGCAGATTGTTATAGGCCTCAATGCGGATCTTTCACTTGATGGCGGAAAAGCCGGTTTAGCGATCAAACGCGGTATTGAATTGGCCCTGGATGAGATCAATGCCAAAGGAGGTTTGCTTGGCAAGCCGGTAAGACTCATCGCACGGGATCACCGAACAACCCCCAGTATGGCGATTAAAAATCTGGAGTATTTCATTAATCGCAACGATACGGTAGCCATAATGGGCGGTAAACACAGTGCGGTCATCACCCAAGAAATCCCCTTCGTTCAAGATGCTCAAATTCCTTATCTGATCCCTTGGGCGGCGGTATCAGGCCTAACGGAAAACGGCTATGCCGATAACTATGTATTTCGCGTCTCAGCGAATGACCGCTTTGCCTCTGTATTCCTTGCCAAATACCTGCTTAAACGTCACAAGCGCCCCGCTATCGTCGTGGAAAATTCCATCTGGGGACGTGAAAATATGCAGCGTATATCCAAATTCATGCAACTCAAAGGAATCTCACCTGAGATCATGATGACAATAAACCGGGGGCAAGAGGATTTCAGTAATGAATTGAAGAAGATTACCGCTGCAAAATGTGACTCTATACTGCTTGTCGCCAATAGCAATGAAGGTGCAAATTTCATAACCGAGCTGGCCCAACAGCCCTTAGCGCTTCCCATCATTTCCCATTGGGGGGTTTTAGGAGGTGAGTTTTATCAAAGAGTACAGCATTTATTAGGCCGCATCGATCTGCGCTTTTTTCAGCCTTATCCTACAGCCGGTAAACGTCCGGAGTTAAACCGGCTTTTTAACCGTTACCGGCAGGTTTATGCCATTCCTCAAGATAAGCCAATCAATGTCCCAATGGCCGTAGCACAGGCCTATGACCTGACTCAGCTGCTGGCAGCGGCGATTAATCAGGCCGGCTCGGCGGAGCCTATAGAAGTGAAACAGGCTTTGGAACACCTCAAACCTGTCAATGGCGCAATACAATACTATCAACAGGCTTTTCGCCCCGATAATCACGAAGCCTTAAACGACGATCGTTATTTTATGGCACACTTTAATGACCAAGGCTTCATTGTACCGGTGGATAAATAG
- a CDS encoding twin-arginine translocation signal domain-containing protein: MNTRRGFIRQLAAAAATVMGGSAMAAENPFILLGDEQDKANLLADAKCGQGKCGGNPNQPQGKCGGNQYQQRGQCGGSPNMPQGKCGQGKCGGNQPQPRGQCGGNPNMPQGKCGGNQYQQRGQCGGSPNMPQGKCGQGKCGGNQPQPRGQCGGSPNMPQGGQGKCGGNPNMSQ; this comes from the coding sequence ATGAATACACGCAGAGGTTTTATTCGGCAGCTTGCTGCCGCAGCGGCGACTGTTATGGGCGGCTCGGCGATGGCGGCAGAAAACCCGTTTATCCTGTTGGGTGATGAACAGGATAAAGCGAATCTGTTGGCGGATGCGAAATGCGGTCAGGGCAAATGTGGCGGTAATCCTAACCAGCCTCAAGGAAAATGCGGCGGTAATCAGTACCAGCAACGTGGACAGTGCGGCGGAAGCCCGAATATGCCACAAGGTAAATGTGGTCAGGGTAAATGCGGTGGTAATCAGCCTCAGCCAAGAGGGCAGTGCGGAGGCAATCCGAATATGCCGCAGGGTAAATGCGGTGGTAACCAGTATCAGCAACGCGGACAGTGCGGTGGAAGCCCGAATATGCCACAAGGTAAATGCGGACAGGGCAAATGCGGCGGTAATCAGCCACAGCCAAGAGGGCAGTGCGGAGGCAGTCCGAATATGCCGCAAGGTGGTCAAGGCAAGTGCGGTGGAAATCCGAATATGTCTCAATGA
- the coaE gene encoding dephospho-CoA kinase (Dephospho-CoA kinase (CoaE) performs the final step in coenzyme A biosynthesis.) has product MQVIGLTGGIGSGKSTFCNLMQQHGIAFIDSDQIARQVVEPGSPGLKSVVETFSNEILNADGTLNRPRLREIIFAEPKDPQPREKLEAILHPLIREETLRQIDSYRQNPEYTQPYLLVAIPLLVEGILKTGRKPDYIDQIWVLDCSQKTQIQRACSRDQSSLSQIKNILGNQASRQQRLQHADKVIDNEKGLEELERQVELLLRP; this is encoded by the coding sequence ATGCAAGTCATTGGACTGACCGGCGGTATCGGTTCCGGGAAATCAACCTTTTGCAACCTAATGCAACAACATGGTATTGCCTTCATCGACAGCGATCAGATTGCCCGACAGGTCGTCGAACCGGGTTCACCGGGCTTAAAATCGGTGGTTGAAACATTTAGTAACGAAATACTGAATGCCGACGGTACGCTTAATCGCCCTCGATTGCGGGAGATTATCTTTGCCGAACCGAAAGACCCCCAGCCCAGAGAAAAGCTCGAAGCCATTCTGCATCCGTTAATTCGGGAAGAGACCTTGCGGCAAATCGATTCTTACCGACAAAATCCCGAATACACACAACCTTATCTTCTGGTTGCGATTCCGTTATTGGTCGAGGGGATACTCAAAACAGGCAGAAAACCGGACTATATCGATCAGATCTGGGTACTGGATTGTTCACAAAAAACGCAGATACAACGCGCTTGCAGCAGAGATCAAAGCAGCCTGAGCCAAATCAAGAACATCCTCGGCAATCAAGCTTCGCGCCAGCAGCGTCTGCAACACGCCGATAAGGTTATAGACAATGAAAAAGGCCTCGAGGAACTCGAACGTCAGGTCGAACTCCTGCTAAGGCCTTAA
- a CDS encoding N-acetylglutaminylglutamine amidotransferase: MCGICGEIYFDGQQASEQRLKPMLAAMQNRGPDDEGIWIDEHVGLGHKRLSIIDLSACGHQPMLDKELSLVFNGCIYNYVELREQLTELGHEFVSHSDTEVILKAYRQWGMECVQYFEGMFAFAIWDDDHHQLLLARDRMGIKPLYYAPVEGGVRFASNTQALLAEGDIDSEIDPVGLHFQLTLHAVIPAPYTILKGIRKLEPGHWMIVNPDGQIFKKRYWHLEAKRPTGETFKGEAVPQSEQEWVDAIHKQLKQAVHKRLTAADVPVGVLLSGGLDSSLLVAMLAEAGVENIKTYSIGFEDAPEEKGNEFEFSDMVAERYKTDHKKFHIPNETVLPRLHEAVESMAEPMVGQDAVAFYLLSEQVSKEVKVVLSGQGADEVFGGYFWYPLMADAGKKIDLKDRDQALQCFAPYYFDRSHEEWLEVINPQYHVHNVTGEYVADHLTEEGADEFLDQVLRLDVTTLIVDDPVKRVDNMTMAWSLEARVPFLDHDLVEWAMAAPPQMKTGGKHILKAIGRGIVPDEIIDRPKVAFPMPALKYVRGDFYEFMKSLLTSEAAKKRGIFNQQKLAELLENPEADNAFTAIQGSKLWHAALLEFWLQKHVDKTL; this comes from the coding sequence ATGTGCGGCATTTGCGGTGAAATCTACTTTGACGGTCAACAGGCAAGCGAACAACGCCTTAAGCCGATGTTGGCGGCGATGCAGAATCGCGGGCCGGACGACGAGGGGATCTGGATAGACGAGCATGTCGGTCTGGGTCATAAACGTCTGTCGATCATCGATCTTTCCGCATGCGGGCATCAGCCGATGCTGGATAAAGAGTTGAGTCTGGTTTTCAACGGTTGTATCTATAACTATGTCGAGCTGCGTGAACAGTTGACGGAATTAGGACATGAATTTGTATCGCATTCCGATACCGAAGTGATTCTGAAAGCCTATCGCCAGTGGGGGATGGAGTGTGTCCAGTATTTCGAAGGGATGTTCGCATTTGCGATCTGGGACGACGATCATCACCAGCTGTTGCTGGCGCGCGACCGCATGGGAATTAAACCGCTGTATTACGCGCCGGTTGAAGGTGGTGTGCGTTTTGCCTCCAATACTCAGGCGCTGCTTGCAGAAGGGGATATTGATAGCGAGATTGATCCGGTCGGACTGCATTTTCAATTAACTCTGCATGCTGTGATTCCTGCGCCTTATACGATTCTTAAAGGGATTCGCAAACTGGAGCCGGGCCACTGGATGATCGTCAATCCGGACGGACAGATTTTCAAAAAACGCTACTGGCATCTGGAAGCCAAACGTCCGACAGGCGAAACCTTTAAGGGCGAAGCGGTGCCGCAGAGTGAACAGGAATGGGTGGACGCGATTCACAAACAGCTTAAGCAGGCCGTGCACAAGCGCCTGACCGCGGCTGATGTTCCGGTCGGCGTTCTGCTCTCCGGAGGTCTGGATTCAAGCTTGCTGGTGGCGATGCTGGCGGAAGCCGGAGTCGAGAACATCAAAACTTACTCGATCGGATTTGAAGACGCGCCGGAAGAGAAAGGCAATGAGTTCGAGTTTTCCGATATGGTGGCTGAGCGCTATAAAACCGATCATAAGAAATTTCATATCCCGAATGAAACGGTACTGCCGCGATTGCATGAAGCGGTGGAGTCGATGGCCGAACCGATGGTGGGACAAGATGCGGTCGCTTTCTACCTGCTCTCCGAACAGGTTTCAAAAGAAGTTAAAGTGGTACTTTCCGGTCAGGGCGCGGATGAAGTTTTCGGTGGGTATTTCTGGTATCCGTTAATGGCCGATGCCGGTAAAAAGATTGATCTGAAGGATCGCGATCAGGCGTTGCAGTGCTTTGCGCCTTATTATTTTGATCGCTCCCACGAGGAGTGGCTCGAAGTGATTAATCCGCAATATCATGTGCATAATGTGACCGGCGAGTATGTTGCCGATCACCTGACCGAGGAAGGCGCGGATGAATTCCTGGATCAGGTGTTACGTCTTGATGTGACTACGCTGATTGTTGACGACCCGGTGAAGCGAGTCGATAACATGACCATGGCCTGGAGTTTGGAAGCGCGCGTGCCATTTCTGGATCACGATCTGGTCGAGTGGGCCATGGCTGCACCGCCGCAGATGAAGACCGGCGGCAAGCATATTCTGAAAGCGATCGGTCGCGGAATCGTGCCGGATGAAATTATTGACCGTCCGAAAGTGGCATTCCCGATGCCGGCGCTGAAATACGTACGCGGCGACTTCTATGAGTTTATGAAAAGTCTGCTGACGTCGGAGGCGGCGAAAAAACGCGGAATCTTTAATCAGCAGAAACTGGCGGAATTGCTGGAAAATCCGGAAGCGGATAACGCTTTTACCGCGATTCAGGGCTCCAAGTTGTGGCACGCCGCTTTGCTGGAATTCTGGCTGCAGAAGCATGTGGATAAGACACTTTAA
- the grxD gene encoding Grx4 family monothiol glutaredoxin gives MENQDQVVKETLDRIHDQVSNNPVVLYMKGTPQMPSCGFSSRAAQALVETGEKFAFVNVLADAQIFEHLPKYQDWPTFPQLYIGGELQGGCDITLELAESGELKKLMAEANAKASA, from the coding sequence ATGGAAAACCAGGATCAAGTTGTTAAAGAAACTTTAGATCGAATTCACGACCAGGTCAGCAATAACCCGGTGGTTCTGTATATGAAAGGTACGCCGCAGATGCCTTCTTGCGGTTTCTCAAGCCGTGCGGCTCAGGCGTTGGTGGAAACCGGCGAGAAGTTCGCTTTCGTGAATGTCTTGGCGGATGCGCAGATTTTTGAACATCTTCCGAAATATCAGGATTGGCCGACTTTCCCGCAATTGTACATTGGTGGAGAATTGCAGGGTGGCTGCGACATTACGCTTGAACTTGCCGAGTCCGGCGAGTTGAAAAAGTTGATGGCGGAAGCTAACGCAAAAGCAAGCGCTTAA
- the rnt gene encoding ribonuclease T, translated as MTQNTQADENSTEYEIQQMKDRFRGFLPVVVDVETGGFNPQTDALLEVAVVTLEMDEYGQLQRKETFDRNILPFEGANLEESALKFIGMDDPFHPFRGAINEKQALIELFEPINREIQQTGCTRAILVGHNAFFDLNFILAAAERNHVKCPFHKFSTFDTVSLAGLAFGQTVLAKAMVKAGIEWDNAMAHSAVYDTEKTADLFCQIVNQMPMLSE; from the coding sequence ATGACGCAAAACACACAAGCCGACGAAAACTCGACCGAATACGAAATCCAGCAAATGAAAGACCGCTTCCGCGGTTTTCTACCGGTTGTAGTCGATGTTGAAACCGGAGGCTTCAACCCTCAGACCGACGCTCTTCTCGAAGTCGCTGTCGTCACTTTGGAGATGGATGAATACGGCCAACTCCAGCGCAAGGAAACCTTCGACCGTAATATTCTGCCTTTCGAAGGAGCCAACCTCGAAGAGAGCGCCCTGAAATTTATCGGCATGGACGATCCGTTTCATCCTTTCCGCGGAGCCATTAACGAAAAACAGGCGCTGATTGAACTGTTTGAACCGATCAACCGGGAAATTCAACAGACCGGCTGCACACGAGCCATTCTGGTTGGACATAACGCGTTTTTCGACCTGAACTTCATACTCGCAGCTGCGGAACGCAACCATGTGAAATGCCCCTTCCATAAATTCAGCACCTTCGACACCGTCAGTCTGGCCGGATTGGCTTTCGGACAAACCGTACTGGCCAAAGCGATGGTTAAAGCCGGAATCGAATGGGATAACGCCATGGCGCACTCTGCAGTGTATGACACGGAGAAAACCGCTGATCTTTTCTGTCAGATTGTCAACCAGATGCCGATGCTCAGCGAATAA
- the argA gene encoding amino-acid N-acetyltransferase, producing the protein MQQSELDFIQSLRQSSHYIEQHRGKTCVLYIPGELLENGERIQTLSRDIALLHSLGLKLVLAMGATPQINKALQAQDIAWQHHHQCRITPTEILPIFQQTIGQVRSQLEAAFCQASNQQQKPISLISGNWVIARPKGVVDGIDYQHTGQLRKMNHEAIQACLESKQIVLLTPLAYSLTGEVFNLNTLEQACEVAKLLRADKLMVFQPENQLQNLPAALNQVQLAQLTAELPDAQKLLFGRLQTLSNAVKRIHLLNQEDPSSLLLELFTRDGSGTMIFSDRYHQIRQASIEDVGGILEVIAPLEQNGILVKRSRERLELEIDNFIVIERDQRIIGCAALYADYHDSGELACLAVHPDYQGQELGEQLLEEIEQRAKHKRLQQLFLLTTHTHHWFIEHGFYLASPNELPMQKQQLYNYQRNSKVLIKTLTHS; encoded by the coding sequence ATGCAGCAATCTGAATTAGATTTTATCCAAAGCCTGCGTCAATCCTCTCACTATATTGAGCAGCATCGCGGCAAAACCTGCGTCCTCTACATTCCCGGCGAACTTCTCGAGAATGGCGAACGGATTCAGACCTTGAGCAGAGACATCGCCCTGCTCCATTCTCTAGGACTCAAACTGGTTCTGGCGATGGGGGCTACGCCACAGATCAACAAGGCATTACAGGCTCAGGACATTGCATGGCAACACCATCACCAGTGCCGAATCACGCCAACCGAAATACTGCCGATATTCCAACAGACCATCGGCCAGGTACGCTCGCAACTCGAAGCCGCTTTCTGCCAAGCTTCCAACCAACAGCAGAAGCCGATCAGTCTGATCTCCGGAAACTGGGTAATTGCCCGCCCTAAAGGCGTGGTCGACGGTATTGATTACCAGCACACCGGCCAGTTGCGCAAAATGAATCATGAAGCGATACAGGCGTGTCTGGAAAGCAAACAGATCGTTCTCCTGACACCTCTGGCCTATTCCCTGACCGGTGAAGTATTCAACCTCAATACGCTTGAACAGGCCTGCGAAGTCGCGAAACTGCTGCGTGCCGATAAATTGATGGTATTCCAGCCGGAGAACCAGTTACAGAACCTGCCTGCGGCTCTCAATCAAGTTCAACTGGCGCAATTAACCGCTGAACTTCCGGATGCGCAGAAGCTCCTCTTCGGACGCTTGCAGACCCTAAGCAACGCGGTCAAGCGCATCCACCTGCTGAATCAGGAAGATCCATCAAGCCTGTTGCTGGAACTTTTCACCCGCGACGGTTCCGGAACCATGATTTTCAGCGACCGTTATCATCAGATACGTCAGGCAAGCATCGAAGATGTCGGCGGTATACTGGAGGTCATCGCGCCACTTGAACAGAACGGCATTCTCGTCAAACGCTCGCGGGAGCGTCTGGAACTGGAGATCGACAACTTCATTGTTATTGAACGCGATCAGCGCATTATCGGTTGTGCCGCGCTCTATGCCGATTATCATGACAGCGGAGAACTCGCCTGTCTGGCCGTACATCCTGACTATCAGGGTCAGGAGCTCGGCGAGCAGCTGCTTGAAGAGATCGAGCAGCGGGCAAAGCATAAGCGTCTACAGCAGCTGTTCCTGCTGACAACGCATACCCATCACTGGTTTATCGAGCACGGTTTTTATCTGGCAAGTCCAAATGAACTGCCAATGCAGAAGCAGCAGCTATATAATTACCAGCGAAATTCCAAAGTACTGATTAAAACGCTCACGCACAGCTAA